The following are from one region of the Ptychodera flava strain L36383 chromosome 15, AS_Pfla_20210202, whole genome shotgun sequence genome:
- the LOC139152333 gene encoding solute carrier family 23 member 2-like, translating to MQSVGSKVESVQIDLHCLDDNISVVGSEVIDQTEITYVADSSKQENDQRNGVQMKYKLDDIPPWYACLAFGLQHHLSMFAGSLFVPFVMADLTCVPENERNTVIAQFFSAIVLTEAVGTYLQTTFGTRLPIVQGIAGSLLVPASVVMATQRWKCADSEIDLRLNDTENAKVEYDITYSDRVREIQGATLVAACFQILIGLSGAIGFVLHYVGPLTVAPTISLIGVALTDIALPNAKTHLGIAFLTAGLMIMFYLYMGNIKLPYPWCTIRKQRRCYINGAKIFSLFPVLIAILISWLFCYILTETGVFTDDPSDPSYQARTDRHADSIASIPWVWFPLPFRWGVPTVSVAAVIGMCAGVIASIIDAVGDYYACAAMSGAPPPPGHAINRGISVEGLAGLFAGMWGSLGVTSYSQNIGAIAITKVASRRVFQWTSLLLFIFAVVGKAGAVVASLPTPIVGGVLWVISGIIVSIGVSSLKHTDMTSTRNLSIFGFAFISGIMIPAYLNSEPGIIQTGSFEADQVLDIILKTGMLVGGFLGFVLDNTVPGTAKERGLLSWREYGKQLSEEKPMKSYDLPFGMSRLRKWRWTRYIPICPTFMKKQE from the exons ATGCAGTCGGTCGGAAGCAAGGTGGAGAGTGTGCAGATCGATCTCCATTGCTTAGATGACAACATCAGCGTCGTCGGGAGTGAGGTCATCGACCAAACTGAGATCACCTATGTTGCTGACTCCTCGAAGCAAGAAAACGATCAGCGCAATGGAGTTCAAATGAAGTACAAGCTGGATGATATACCACCGTGGTATGCCTGCTTGGCGTTTGGACTTCAG CATCATTTGTCTATGTTCGCTGGTTCGTTATTTGTCCCGTTTGTCATGGCTGATTTGACCTGTGTGCCAGAAAACGAGAGGAACACTGTGATTGCTCAATTCTTCAGTGCGATCGTCCTGACCGAAGCTGTTGGAACCTATTTGCAAACCACCTTTGGCACAAG GTTACCAATAGTTCAGGGAATCGCAGGTTCTCTACTCGTCCCAGCGAGCGTAGTCATGGCCACACAACGATGGAAGTGCGCAGACTCTGAAATAG ATCTAAGACTAAACGACACCGAGAATGCCAAAGTGGAATACGATATAACTTACAGTGACAGAGTCAGAGAG ATACAAGGTGCAACTCTGGTCGCAGCATGTTTCCAAATCCTGATCGGATTATCCGGTGCGATTGGCTTTGTCTTGCACTATGTCGGACCATTGACCGTTGCTCCAACTATCTCACTCATTGGAGTTGCTCTCACTGATATTGCTTTGCCAAACGCCAAAACACACTTGGGTATAGCCTTCCT AACGGCGGGTCTTATGATAATGTTCTACCTGTACATGGGCAATATCAAATTACCCTATCCGTGGTGCACAATTAGGAAGCAAAGGAGATGTTACATCAACGgtgccaaaatattttcactctTTCCT GTGCTCATAGCAATACTCATCTCGTGGCTATTCTGTTACATCTTGACTGAAACTGGTGTGTTCACCGACGATCCATCAGATCCGTCTTACCAAGCCAGAACTGACAGACATGCTGACAGCATTGCGTCTATTCCATGGGTTTGGTTCCCTCTTCCAT TTCGATGGGGTGTACCCACGGTTAGTGTAGCAGCAGTTATTGGTATGTGTGCTGGTGTTATCGCCTCCATCATCGATGCAGTTGGTGACTACTACGCATGTGCTGCCATGTCTGGAGCCCCTCCACCGCCTGGCCATGCTATAAATCGTGGTATTTCAGTCGAGGGACTAGCCGGTCTGTTCGCTGGAATGTGGGGCTCTCTTGGCGTTACATCGTATTCACAGAACATTGGCGCCATTGCTATTACCAAG GTTGCTAGCCGTCGAGTATTTCAGTGGACCAGTCTGCTGCTCTTTATATTCGCAGTTGTTGGTAAGGCTGGAGCCGTTGTCGCCTCGCTACCAACACCTATAGTTGGAGGCGTCTTGTGGGTTATTTCGG GTATCATTGTGTCCATTGGAGTCTCTAGCCTGAAACACACTGATATGACCTCGACGAGAAACCTATCCATTTTCGGGTTTGCTTTCATCAGTGGAATAATGATACCGGCATATTTGAATTCTGAGCCGGGCATTATTCAGACAG GAAGTTTTGAAGCTGACCAGGTACTGGACATAATTCTGAAAACTGGAATGTTAGTTGGTGGTtttcttggatttgttttggACAACACAGTTCCAG GGACTGCCAAGGAGAGAGGGTTGTTGTCATGGAGGGAGTATGGAAAGCAACTCTCTGAGGAGAAACCGATGAAATCGTACGACTTACCGTTTGGTATGTCTCGTCTAAGGAAATGGAGATGGACCCGCTACATTCCAATCTGCCCGACATTTATGAAAAAGCAGGAATGA